One region of Vanessa cardui chromosome 20, ilVanCard2.1, whole genome shotgun sequence genomic DNA includes:
- the LOC124538500 gene encoding NADH dehydrogenase [ubiquinone] 1 alpha subcomplex subunit 11-like → MSCECRDRVKRNYYRYYDTPDGCDVFKKILVTSRYGTIAGLILSTYDVLMYSHAVGLGPIMRRYAYHTVPLAMMGATFAVVANGVQLIREKDDVLNYFIGGLACGPILAYYLGTNHAVLLGGLGLGIIGMIKKTAIENDYTLIPQVPGHMGTIRRWKHDYTYLADPRDTAIHTCEIKNRP, encoded by the exons atgTCTTGTGAATGTAGAGATCGGGTAAAGCGTAATTATTACCGCTATTATGATACACCCGATGGCTGTGATGTTTTCAAAAAG attcTAGTAACTAGCCGATACGGAACTATAGCCGGCTTGATCTTGTCTACTTACGATGTCTTAATGTATTCGCACGCTGTGGGCTTGGGGCCGATAATGAGACG GTATGCATACCACACAGTGCCACTTGCAATGATGGGAGCAACCTTTGCGGTAGTTGCGAATGGAGTTCAACTTATACGAGAGAAAGATGATGTACTAAACTATTTCATCG GTGGCCTCGCTTGTGGACCAATTCTGGCCTATTACTTAGGCACCAACCACGCCGTGCTGCTAGGAGGTCTCGGTCTAGGAATCATTGGCATGATTAAGAAGACTGCTATCGAGAATGATTACACTCTGATACCCCAAGTCCCGGGACATATGGGAACAATCCGTAGATGGAAACATGATTACACATATTTAGCTGACCCGAGAGATA CTGCTATACACACATGTGAGATCAAAAATCGTCCTTAA
- the LOC124538501 gene encoding protein max, whose protein sequence is MMSDDDRDIDIESDAENDSDSRPHARSSLGGSGYYSQAEKRAHHNALERKRRDHIKDSFTSLRDSVPALQGEKVASRAQILKKAAEYIQFMRRKNSAHQQDIDDLKRQNSILETQIRVLEKAKATGNYMDAHELGIGIKSEGSSHDTDSSDGEGTTRRVKKLKINSVNV, encoded by the exons ATGATGAGTGACGATGATCGCGACATTGATATTGAAAGTGAT GCTGAAAATGACTCGGATTCTCGACCACACGCCAGGAGTAGTTTGGGTGGAAGTGGATATTATTCTCAG GCAGAAAAAAGAGCACACCATAATGCATTGGAGAGGAAAAGAAGAGATCACATAAAAGACAGTTTTACATCATTGAGGGATTCAGTTCCAGCTCTACAAGGCGAAAAAGTG gcaAGTCGTGCacaaattttaaagaaggcagcAGAATATATACAATTCATGAGGCGGAAAAACAGCGCTCACCAACAGGACATAGATGATTTAAAGAGACAAAACAGCATACTAGAGACACAGa taagagTACTTGAAAAAGCGAAAGCCACTGGAAACTATATGGATGCACATGAACTAGGTATCGGAATTAAATCAGAAGGCAGTTCACATGACACGGACAGTTCCGACGGAGAAGGTACCACCAGGAGAGTCAAGAAACTCAAAATAAACAGTGTTAacgtgtaa
- the LOC124538407 gene encoding uncharacterized protein LOC124538407 has product MKWLSSIIILLAISQAFAGHYKFEFGQNYGDVIYRYDGVIPFLQTNTKLSIPVPPGVGVTYVLVIVDAVSTPKVDFLHDTNEVSINYSWTQLSLSTYSVLVKGL; this is encoded by the exons ATGAAGTGGTTGAGctctattatcattttattggcTATAAGCCAAGCATTTGCGGGgcattataaatttgaattcg GCCAAAACTATGGTGATGTGATATATCGATACGACGGAGTTATTCCATTTCTGCAGACAAACACAAAGCTCTCAATACCC gtgCCCCCCGGAGTAGGTGTTACTTACGTTTTGGTCATCGTTGATGCCGTTTCCACGCCAAAAGTTGACTTTTTGCACGACACCAATGAAGTTTCTATTAACTATAGCTGGACACAGTTAAGTCTTTCTACTTACTCTGTCCTTGTTAAAGGACTTTGA
- the LOC124538405 gene encoding uncharacterized protein LOC124538405 → MSRILLVLILTINALNISEGKLKKKNTPPHCTQVTKDTDYVSRFKLDYPVAYIIPGQHEAYQQMYCINPPAVNKGVTVVCDWAAPPQVQFTLGDEYMHVVRQDPSGRFLGNAVITTYQLCSHNITSELYDQFANSDVTITDLSSP, encoded by the exons ATGTCTCGTATATTATTAGTACTTATATTGACAATTAATGCCTTAAATATAAGtgaaggaaaattaaaaaagaagaaCACGCCGCCACATTGTACTCAAGTAACAAAAG ATACGGATTATGTTTCTCGATTCAAGTTGGATTATCCCGTAGCCTATATCATACCCGGCCAGCATGAAGCTTATCAACAG ATGTACTGTATCAACCCACCAGCTGTGAACAAGGGGGTGACGGTTGTGTGCGATTGGGCCGCACCTCCCCAGGTACAATTTACGCTTGGAGATGAATACATGCACGTTGTACGCCAAGATCCCAGCGGCCGCTTCCTAGGCAACGCCGTCATTACCACGTACCAGCTCTGCAGTCACAACATAACTAGTGAACTATATGATCAATTTGCAAATTCTGACGTAACGATAACAGATTTGTCTTCACCATAA